In one Bryobacteraceae bacterium genomic region, the following are encoded:
- a CDS encoding ABC transporter permease: MNNVRWSLWPLARFMVRKGLRAAGLLALVATAVFFAGRGLPGDPVTAVLGPGLRDPATVAALRKAYDLDAPLPAQYKNFLLRLAHGQFGFSLETGVPVGAELAERAPVTLTLAGSAFLVACFFGLPVGAWLAFVGGRRADAPVTVALAAAQAVPVYILGIGFLYVFSYRLNWFPVLGGQDDIRSWILPVITLSLSLGVYLARLTRQSILALLPRINLLALHAFGVPGPRIWARHILPNAAPAVVTAMAIVLAYALAGNILLEATFSLRGVGQLLARAVLNRDYPLLQGVCVWIAAGFLLLNLAAEIVAGVADPRLREDHARR; encoded by the coding sequence GTGAATAACGTGCGCTGGAGCCTTTGGCCGCTCGCGCGTTTCATGGTGCGCAAGGGCCTTCGGGCGGCGGGCCTGTTGGCGCTGGTCGCAACAGCCGTTTTTTTCGCAGGACGCGGGCTTCCTGGTGATCCGGTAACGGCGGTGCTGGGACCCGGTCTACGCGATCCCGCCACCGTCGCTGCGCTGCGCAAGGCTTACGATCTGGACGCTCCACTGCCAGCGCAATACAAGAATTTCCTGCTGCGGCTGGCCCATGGGCAGTTTGGGTTTTCGCTCGAAACCGGCGTCCCAGTCGGGGCGGAACTGGCAGAACGTGCGCCCGTGACTCTAACTCTGGCGGGTTCTGCCTTCCTGGTCGCCTGTTTCTTCGGTCTTCCAGTGGGCGCGTGGCTTGCCTTTGTCGGCGGACGCCGGGCCGACGCCCCCGTCACTGTGGCTTTGGCAGCAGCGCAGGCAGTGCCGGTCTATATCCTGGGGATCGGATTTCTTTATGTCTTCAGCTACCGCCTGAACTGGTTTCCAGTGCTCGGCGGCCAGGACGATATCCGAAGCTGGATTCTGCCAGTTATCACGCTCAGCCTGTCCCTCGGCGTCTATCTCGCCCGGCTGACGCGGCAGTCAATCCTGGCACTGCTGCCGAGGATCAACCTGCTGGCCCTGCACGCCTTCGGTGTTCCGGGGCCGCGGATCTGGGCGCGCCATATCCTACCGAACGCCGCGCCTGCCGTCGTCACGGCAATGGCCATAGTGCTGGCTTATGCGCTGGCGGGAAACATCTTGCTAGAGGCGACCTTTTCGCTGCGAGGCGTAGGGCAACTGCTCGCACGGGCCGTGCTGAATCGGGACTATCCGCTGTTACAGGGCGTCTGCGTCTGGATCGCGGCCGGGTTCTTACTGCTGAATCTTGCCGCCGAAATCGTGGCGGGCGTGGCCGATCCGCGCCTTCGGGAGGACCATGCACGGCGGTAA
- a CDS encoding ATP-binding cassette domain-containing protein, translating into MTFPAGETPRAVLHGFNLQVRSGEIVGIEGESGTGKTTLALTLLNLVRFSNGRTSGEVWFEGRNLLGLPESELRAIRGNRMALAFQNAPGALDPLCRVGDQIGEVIQVHTKLDRRCLQGRVEKLIEEVRLSHVDGLARRFPHQISGGEAQRVLLAMALANAPALLIADEPTANLDSDTKRDILDLIIKRNEAGMAVLFISHDGEALRRLTDRIITLRRNSVGR; encoded by the coding sequence GTGACCTTTCCAGCGGGCGAAACGCCGCGGGCCGTGCTGCACGGATTCAATTTGCAGGTGAGGTCCGGAGAAATTGTCGGCATCGAGGGGGAGAGCGGGACCGGAAAAACCACGCTCGCGCTCACGCTGCTAAATCTTGTGCGCTTTTCGAACGGACGAACGAGCGGTGAGGTATGGTTTGAGGGACGGAACCTGCTGGGGCTTCCCGAGAGCGAACTACGCGCAATTCGCGGCAATCGCATGGCGCTTGCGTTCCAAAACGCACCGGGCGCGCTCGATCCGCTTTGCCGCGTCGGCGACCAGATCGGTGAAGTGATCCAGGTGCACACGAAACTGGATCGCAGATGCCTGCAAGGGCGCGTCGAGAAACTGATTGAGGAAGTGCGGCTATCGCATGTTGACGGATTGGCGCGGCGCTTTCCTCACCAGATCAGCGGCGGCGAAGCGCAACGCGTGCTGCTTGCGATGGCGCTGGCGAACGCACCGGCGCTGCTGATCGCGGACGAGCCGACGGCCAATCTGGACAGCGACACCAAAAGGGATATTCTCGATCTCATCATCAAGCGAAATGAGGCCGGAATGGCAGTGCTTTTTATCAGCCATGACGGCGAAGCGCTGCGGCGTCTGACTGATCGGATCATCACGCTACGCCGAAACAGCGTCGGCCGGTGA
- a CDS encoding radical SAM protein, which yields MPAPAGSKGLIKPSPSREEDREFSIAAALWRGDMTLQSAEEELRGNSAALDTLSIETNMTCPLRCVYCYLSDRPTARSAELSRLSATIADAADTGVRRFAFVGKEPLSDDRALTLIRMLDGRPDRNRLHVGLVTNGIFADRQFAMLSRLQLDYLDVSLDGLAEHNDRWRGDGSFEKALHAIERFSAMPGATLVVNSVLHSGNMQNLEAFMDTLQDHGGRHFSFAPVLDLNDSVSVAQMCADPRELLGTVVRGLAAYAQSHEMCQIMLDLPVGWTMLALQTGVIRWGGVRRDQNGVSYAQPWDGTRFYIKVQVLPQDTWRWARITHDGEYLGRLRAAASRDYARRSAGNISEMTFTRLFRSSLARSGWVSEEWERALSWATGLSVSAPPALRVLG from the coding sequence ATGCCTGCACCCGCCGGAAGCAAAGGGCTCATAAAGCCGTCACCGTCAAGAGAAGAAGACCGCGAGTTCAGTATCGCGGCCGCGCTATGGCGCGGCGATATGACGCTGCAGAGCGCGGAAGAGGAATTGCGCGGAAACAGCGCTGCCCTGGACACGCTGAGCATCGAAACGAACATGACGTGCCCGCTGCGATGCGTCTATTGCTACTTAAGCGACCGGCCGACCGCGCGGTCTGCAGAACTCAGCCGCCTGAGCGCCACTATCGCGGATGCAGCGGATACGGGCGTACGGCGCTTTGCCTTCGTCGGCAAGGAGCCGCTTTCGGATGATCGGGCGCTGACGCTGATCAGGATGCTGGACGGCCGGCCGGACCGGAACCGGCTGCACGTCGGACTGGTGACGAATGGCATCTTCGCGGACCGACAATTCGCAATGCTCTCCCGGTTGCAACTGGATTACCTGGATGTGAGCTTGGACGGACTGGCAGAACATAACGACCGTTGGCGAGGTGACGGGAGTTTTGAGAAGGCCTTGCATGCGATTGAGCGCTTCAGCGCGATGCCGGGAGCGACACTGGTGGTCAACAGCGTTCTGCACAGTGGAAACATGCAGAATCTGGAGGCGTTCATGGATACTCTCCAGGATCATGGCGGGCGGCATTTCTCGTTCGCTCCCGTCCTGGATTTGAATGATTCCGTAAGTGTGGCGCAGATGTGCGCCGATCCGCGGGAATTGTTAGGCACGGTCGTGCGCGGGCTTGCCGCCTATGCCCAATCCCACGAGATGTGCCAGATCATGTTGGACCTGCCGGTGGGATGGACGATGCTGGCCCTTCAGACCGGCGTGATCAGGTGGGGCGGCGTGCGGCGCGATCAAAACGGCGTTTCCTACGCACAACCGTGGGATGGGACACGGTTCTACATTAAGGTGCAAGTTCTCCCGCAGGATACGTGGCGCTGGGCGCGGATTACGCATGATGGTGAATATCTCGGTCGTCTCCGGGCTGCTGCGAGCCGGGACTATGCCCGCCGATCGGCCGGAAATATCAGCGAGATGACGTTCACGCGGTTGTTCCGCTCGTCGCTTGCTCGAAGCGGGTGGGTATCCGAAGAGTGGGAGCGCGCGTTGAGTTGGGCCACCGGACTGAGTGTCTCTGCGCCGCCCGCGCTGCGGGTCTTGGGATGA
- a CDS encoding helix-turn-helix domain-containing protein, with the protein MPDDACALMTVNETAAYLRLAPWTIRHWVCQKKIPYVRLGRSVRFRRKDLDRFVNQNLHGKTDERNGSGLISSERTRATAT; encoded by the coding sequence ATGCCGGATGACGCCTGCGCGCTAATGACCGTCAACGAGACGGCAGCATACCTCCGGCTTGCACCTTGGACCATTCGCCATTGGGTGTGCCAAAAGAAGATTCCGTATGTGAGGCTTGGCCGCAGCGTGCGATTTCGCCGCAAGGATCTCGATCGCTTCGTCAATCAAAACCTGCACGGAAAGACCGATGAGCGCAACGGAAGTGGGCTTATATCGTCCGAACGGACGCGCGCAACGGCGACCTGA
- a CDS encoding ABC transporter substrate-binding protein: protein MMSAARYRWPEAALLSLMIAAVMTACRGPAGATDTLRVGLASDLVALDRAKVSDAISWSVLANLQENLTELSPDDRQPRPALSEGWKQSPDGQDYVFTLRDGVRFHNGDLLRAADVAYSFRRFLDPKTAAPVRQWLSAVESVKVLNDREIAVHLRSPEPGFLTTLSVVPGIVPEGWGEKGPEEKPVGTGPFQFVRWERGKQLELSRFDSYWRGKAKSARVVFQVIPTENARVLALKASETDLVLSNSLSLANVEDLTQQGFRLFENPVAGLQYLAGDSSRPPFSNVHFRRALAHAIDRQGIVQRLFHGRVMPAPGPLPAVFRESAGIRQIEYSRTEAQRELAMSGVHLRADAPLELSYGTEWPWNEQLAEVLQADLQAVGIPVKPRKYEWSSFVSGLFDKRYTFFTVDLFAGNGSYSLFLGDIFETGSPLNFFRYSNRDFDQAWRAAVAGQGEDREAALHRAQQVLADDAAAVFLFGAKGGFLTAPRVRGVTMGPLQELLLREATRE, encoded by the coding sequence ATGATGTCTGCGGCACGGTATCGCTGGCCGGAAGCCGCGCTGCTTTCACTAATGATTGCCGCCGTGATGACGGCCTGCCGCGGGCCCGCCGGAGCGACAGACACTTTGCGCGTTGGATTGGCGAGCGACCTTGTAGCGCTCGACCGCGCAAAAGTCAGCGACGCGATCAGTTGGTCGGTTCTGGCGAACCTTCAGGAAAACCTGACGGAGCTGTCGCCTGATGATCGCCAGCCGCGGCCCGCACTGTCCGAAGGCTGGAAGCAATCGCCGGACGGACAGGACTATGTGTTCACCCTGCGCGATGGCGTGAGATTTCATAATGGGGATCTTTTGCGGGCAGCCGATGTGGCCTATTCGTTCAGGCGTTTTCTGGACCCGAAAACGGCGGCACCGGTCCGGCAATGGCTCAGCGCCGTTGAATCGGTCAAGGTCCTCAACGACCGCGAAATTGCCGTGCATCTCCGTTCGCCGGAACCGGGCTTCCTGACAACACTGTCTGTAGTACCGGGTATCGTTCCCGAAGGGTGGGGAGAGAAAGGGCCGGAGGAGAAACCCGTGGGAACCGGCCCTTTTCAGTTCGTTCGATGGGAACGTGGCAAACAGCTCGAACTTTCGCGATTTGATTCATACTGGCGGGGGAAGGCGAAGAGCGCGCGGGTCGTTTTCCAGGTCATCCCAACCGAAAATGCGCGCGTGCTTGCCCTAAAGGCAAGTGAGACCGACCTCGTGCTGAGTAACTCACTGTCGCTTGCGAATGTCGAAGATCTGACACAGCAGGGATTCCGGCTTTTCGAGAACCCGGTGGCGGGGCTGCAATATCTTGCGGGCGATTCGTCTCGCCCCCCCTTTTCGAATGTACATTTCCGGCGCGCGCTGGCGCACGCCATTGACCGCCAGGGAATAGTCCAGCGGCTGTTCCACGGCCGGGTTATGCCGGCTCCGGGGCCGCTACCGGCGGTCTTCCGGGAAAGCGCCGGTATCCGGCAGATTGAGTACTCGCGGACAGAAGCGCAGCGCGAACTGGCAATGAGCGGCGTTCATCTGCGCGCTGACGCGCCGCTCGAACTGAGCTACGGGACGGAGTGGCCGTGGAACGAGCAGTTGGCGGAAGTTCTCCAAGCGGATCTGCAGGCGGTGGGCATCCCTGTCAAGCCGCGAAAATACGAATGGTCGAGTTTTGTATCGGGACTCTTCGACAAGCGGTATACATTCTTCACCGTCGATCTCTTCGCGGGAAACGGATCGTACTCGCTGTTTCTCGGGGACATTTTCGAGACTGGAAGCCCTCTGAATTTTTTTCGGTACTCAAATCGTGACTTCGACCAAGCATGGCGTGCCGCGGTGGCGGGACAGGGAGAGGATAGGGAGGCGGCTCTTCACCGTGCTCAGCAGGTCCTCGCGGATGACGCGGCGGCGGTGTTTCTATTCGGCGCCAAGGGCGGGTTCCTGACAGCGCCGCGCGTCAGAGGCGTTACCATGGGACCGCTGCAGGAACTGCTGCTGCGTGAGGCCACTCGTGAATAA
- a CDS encoding site-specific integrase produces the protein MGRSQKRDYSSGPIWDGDLKRWLAEVVYPDNTRGRRRFRRQRDAQIWWAAQRKAIEDGLWEALAKPNRVSLGEVIAQYREYSKAHHRSFSTYVDNGLAVLEKALGSGTPLREISTAAIEKMKLRRLEIDKVAKSTVDKNVAVAKSFFTWCINQGLTSENPVKKVKLFHEDNERVRFLDPDAEYPKLLAEARNGPWYLEPLIVLDVNTGLRRRNILGLRWDQIDFKRRIIRIESRTKSGRPHNLPLNETAFKKLKELHQMTGSHRHVFVHLEGKFEDHPIMDVKNAFNAAVSRAKIHDFRFHDLRHTFCSWLAIRGVPLTAIQKLAGHNSIKMTLRYAHLSPRYLADEVKTLDRFQQNGKPQTKSDAGHGSAGRAHREAADADSESGGPSSPASENHVRTRRRRAVKMQPKRQHP, from the coding sequence ATGGGGAGAAGCCAGAAAAGAGACTACTCAAGTGGGCCGATCTGGGACGGCGACCTCAAGAGGTGGCTGGCGGAGGTTGTGTACCCGGACAACACGCGGGGCCGTCGGCGCTTCCGCCGTCAGCGCGACGCGCAGATCTGGTGGGCGGCTCAGCGGAAAGCGATCGAAGATGGATTGTGGGAGGCTCTCGCCAAGCCGAATCGGGTTTCGCTGGGCGAGGTAATCGCCCAATACCGTGAATACTCCAAGGCTCACCACAGATCATTTTCCACCTACGTCGACAACGGGCTTGCCGTACTCGAAAAGGCCCTCGGCTCAGGAACGCCGCTAAGGGAGATCTCGACGGCAGCTATCGAAAAAATGAAACTCCGTCGTCTAGAGATCGATAAGGTCGCCAAGTCTACCGTGGACAAAAACGTTGCGGTGGCGAAGTCGTTCTTCACCTGGTGCATCAATCAGGGGCTGACCAGTGAAAACCCCGTCAAGAAGGTTAAGCTCTTTCATGAGGACAACGAACGCGTTCGGTTCCTCGATCCCGACGCAGAGTATCCGAAACTGCTCGCAGAAGCCCGCAATGGCCCATGGTACCTGGAGCCGCTGATCGTCCTCGACGTGAACACGGGCCTCCGGCGCCGAAATATTCTAGGCCTCCGGTGGGACCAGATCGATTTCAAGCGCCGGATCATCCGCATCGAGAGCCGCACGAAGAGTGGACGGCCCCACAACCTGCCCTTGAACGAAACAGCGTTCAAGAAGCTCAAGGAGCTCCATCAGATGACCGGTTCGCACCGCCACGTCTTTGTTCACCTGGAAGGGAAATTTGAAGACCATCCCATCATGGATGTTAAAAACGCGTTCAACGCCGCCGTCTCCCGCGCGAAGATTCATGATTTCCGGTTCCACGACCTCCGCCACACCTTCTGTTCCTGGCTCGCAATCCGCGGCGTCCCCCTCACTGCCATCCAGAAACTAGCCGGCCACAACTCAATTAAGATGACGCTTCGTTACGCCCATCTCAGTCCTCGCTACCTCGCAGATGAGGTCAAGACGCTGGATCGGTTTCAGCAGAATGGAAAACCTCAGACCAAGTCAGATGCTGGCCACGGGTCTGCCGGGCGGGCCCACCGCGAGGCGGCAGATGCTGATTCCGAAAGCGGTGGCCCCTCATCACCAGCTTCTGAGAACCACGTGCGCACCCGCCGGCGTCGTGCAGTCAAGATGCAGCCAAAGCGCCAACACCCGTGA
- a CDS encoding ABC transporter permease has product MHGGKLLFLACTILGAIVLAGILAPLITPYGPFDQNLDAMLERPSLRHPLGTDELGRDVLARLVYGARYVMGVAIWGAALPICLGIPVGLLTGFSRRWSWLDWVVEALMPLPDLLLTLLVASLLGPSLNNALFALSITYTPVIARLVRSEVRQASASPFVLRLRASGVSGGRIITQHLLRHAAGPVLIQSALNLGAGVTVTAGLGYLGLGAQPPLPEWGAMLNSAVAHLSTRPAIAGSCALMIAVTSLSLQLIGEEAGKMMGRHRARAWNPFLHATAT; this is encoded by the coding sequence ATGCACGGCGGTAAACTCTTATTTCTCGCCTGCACCATACTGGGGGCGATCGTGTTGGCCGGGATTCTGGCGCCGTTAATTACACCGTACGGACCCTTTGACCAGAACCTCGACGCTATGCTGGAACGGCCTTCGCTGCGCCACCCTCTGGGAACGGACGAGTTGGGCCGGGATGTGCTGGCGAGGCTGGTGTATGGAGCCCGCTACGTCATGGGCGTCGCCATCTGGGGCGCGGCTCTTCCGATATGTCTTGGTATTCCGGTCGGGCTGCTGACCGGATTCAGCCGCCGGTGGTCATGGCTTGACTGGGTCGTCGAAGCGCTAATGCCACTGCCGGATCTGCTCCTCACGCTGCTGGTGGCCAGCCTGCTCGGGCCGAGCCTTAACAACGCGCTGTTCGCGCTTTCGATTACTTATACGCCCGTCATCGCGCGGCTGGTGCGCAGTGAAGTCCGTCAAGCTTCCGCCAGCCCTTTCGTGCTGCGCCTGCGGGCCAGCGGCGTATCCGGCGGACGGATCATTACGCAACATCTGTTGCGGCATGCGGCCGGGCCGGTCCTGATCCAGAGCGCCCTCAATTTGGGTGCCGGCGTAACGGTCACCGCCGGCCTGGGCTATCTTGGCCTGGGCGCCCAGCCGCCGCTACCCGAATGGGGCGCGATGCTGAATAGCGCGGTGGCGCATCTGAGCACGCGACCGGCGATCGCCGGTTCATGCGCGTTAATGATCGCGGTCACCAGCCTCTCGCTTCAGCTCATTGGCGAGGAGGCGGGCAAGATGATGGGTCGGCACCGCGCCCGCGCCTGGAATCCGTTCCTCCATGCAACCGCTACTTGA
- a CDS encoding class I SAM-dependent methyltransferase: MDTLRDLQNKWDRASRWYDLVVVPLEVLIFHRLRSRLLGSAVGRVLEVAAGTGTNLGHYPAAGEVVIVDLSPAMLTAARSRGASKVAIMDAARLAFADGEFDTVVSTLGTCTFPDPVQALREMRRVCRPGGRILLMEHGRSDWPAIARWQDRRAPKHAALLGCWWNREPLENVRKAGLDPVVARRGFFGMVHVIEAVA; encoded by the coding sequence ATGGATACCCTACGCGATCTGCAGAACAAGTGGGACCGTGCATCGCGATGGTACGACCTTGTCGTCGTGCCGCTTGAGGTGCTGATCTTCCACCGGCTGCGATCGAGGCTGTTGGGGTCCGCCGTCGGGCGAGTGCTCGAAGTGGCTGCCGGCACAGGGACTAATCTGGGACACTACCCGGCCGCCGGGGAAGTCGTAATCGTGGATCTCAGCCCAGCCATGCTAACCGCGGCTCGGTCACGCGGCGCGTCGAAGGTAGCGATCATGGATGCCGCGCGACTGGCGTTCGCGGATGGTGAGTTTGACACGGTTGTGTCGACACTTGGCACGTGCACCTTCCCGGATCCAGTTCAGGCGCTTCGCGAGATGCGGCGTGTATGCCGGCCTGGTGGGCGCATTCTGCTAATGGAGCACGGCCGCAGTGACTGGCCGGCAATCGCGAGATGGCAGGACCGGCGGGCGCCTAAGCATGCTGCGCTTCTTGGATGCTGGTGGAATCGCGAGCCGCTGGAGAACGTCCGCAAGGCCGGCTTGGATCCCGTAGTCGCGAGACGCGGATTCTTTGGAATGGTCCACGTCATCGAAGCAGTCGCGTGA